The following are from one region of the Dehalococcoidia bacterium genome:
- a CDS encoding nucleotide sugar dehydrogenase: MTRLSIIGLGKLGLCLAACYAERGFEVLGVDLEQRVVDHVNAGTAPWFEPGLDELLARHGGKRLRATTSHQRAIDETEVTIVLVATPSNPDGSFSNRFVEAALRSLGEAFRRSEKSYHLFVISSTVMPGSVEGSFIPILEETSGRKCGVGFDVCYDPDFVALGNVIKGFLRPDLVVIGESSPAAGERVAALHRQLCENNPAISRMSIISAEVAKVCLNAYITLKISFANSVANLCEHLPGADVDAITRAIGADRRISPYYFQGGPSYGGTCFPRDTRAYLTLAERLGVQAELVRAVEQVNRYQDAHLAAVVREALAAHSAERRTVGILGLAFTANTPVVTESPAIKLIPALLADDVRVVAYDRLAIDNARVIFGSAVEYASSAAACLAEADVVVLTLRDQELVDALMHYSDGRRRIVVDCWRQLDPQHMPEALTVVALGRYGNKR; this comes from the coding sequence ATGACGAGGCTGTCCATTATCGGCCTCGGCAAGCTCGGGCTTTGCCTTGCTGCTTGCTATGCCGAGCGCGGCTTTGAGGTTCTCGGGGTAGACCTTGAGCAGCGCGTCGTCGACCATGTCAACGCTGGAACTGCTCCGTGGTTTGAGCCAGGGCTGGATGAACTGCTGGCGCGACACGGCGGGAAGCGGCTCCGTGCGACAACGAGCCATCAGCGGGCAATCGACGAGACAGAGGTGACCATTGTCTTGGTCGCTACTCCAAGCAATCCTGATGGGAGCTTTTCGAACCGTTTTGTTGAAGCGGCGCTCCGATCATTAGGTGAAGCGTTTCGTCGAAGTGAGAAATCGTATCACCTCTTTGTGATCAGCAGTACAGTGATGCCGGGTTCAGTGGAAGGGTCGTTCATCCCAATCCTTGAAGAGACTTCAGGTCGTAAGTGCGGAGTCGGCTTCGACGTCTGTTACGACCCGGACTTTGTTGCGCTCGGTAATGTCATCAAAGGATTTCTTCGTCCTGATCTTGTAGTAATTGGCGAGAGCAGCCCTGCTGCGGGCGAGCGCGTTGCCGCTTTGCATCGGCAGTTATGCGAAAATAACCCTGCTATTTCGCGAATGTCGATCATTAGTGCTGAGGTCGCGAAGGTCTGCCTCAACGCCTATATCACGCTCAAGATCAGTTTTGCCAATTCGGTCGCGAACTTGTGCGAGCATCTTCCTGGTGCCGATGTCGACGCGATCACGCGGGCGATCGGTGCTGATCGTCGGATCTCCCCTTACTATTTCCAAGGCGGTCCGAGCTATGGGGGAACATGTTTCCCACGAGATACCCGCGCGTATCTCACCCTTGCCGAGCGTCTCGGCGTCCAAGCGGAGCTTGTCCGCGCTGTCGAACAGGTGAATCGATACCAAGATGCACATCTTGCTGCTGTCGTTCGTGAGGCGCTTGCAGCTCACTCTGCAGAGCGTCGTACGGTCGGTATTCTTGGATTAGCTTTCACTGCGAACACACCCGTCGTCACCGAGTCGCCTGCAATCAAACTGATCCCTGCATTGCTTGCGGATGACGTGCGGGTTGTTGCCTATGATCGGCTAGCTATTGACAATGCGCGAGTAATCTTTGGCAGTGCTGTTGAGTATGCGAGTAGTGCGGCGGCTTGTCTTGCTGAGGCAGATGTAGTAGTTCTGACCCTCCGTGACCAAGAGCTTGTTGACGCGTTGATGCATTATTCCGATGGCCGCAGGCGCATCGTTGTTGACTGCTGGCGCCAACTCGATCCGCAGCATATGCCAGAAGCGCTGACTGTTGTCGCTCTGGGCCGCTATGGCAATAAAAGATAA
- a CDS encoding DUF362 domain-containing protein: protein MIDVAIARLSAAQYPASPPYSPSERYPEYPFSDQSEEPNLVYAGVRELFLRLGYDQDRAGLPTWNPLGWLIEPGMTVVLKPNWVLSRHKEGKSLYAIVTHPAVLRAIADYCWIALRGRGRLLIADAPQYDCNFSELMEATRLPDVVEFYRAAGGPAVEILDLRRYWSRWKHFPSLLEPLPGDPAGSLLVDLGARSALYGKPHPEKLYGAVYHRQETIAHHRGARHEYELSRSILTADVVISVPKLKVHKKVGVTLNAKGLVGIATNKNYLVHYTLTPPSQGGDQYPDGLFNPLERALIMLERWMYDHLLAPRKRPLEYLHRSIYAIHNRTTRRLGLKVQEWKRQLDAGNWYGNDSAWRMTLDLLRAFLFADRDGVLCDTPQRRVFSVVDGVIGGDGCGPLTPDPVPAGVLLGGPNLLAVDIVATRLMGFDPSKVRVLSAALADPYFDFGLRAVTDIRVLTDDPAWASCLTDPSSRFLGFRPHPGWVGYLEVQDASAAVAEQRL from the coding sequence GTGATTGACGTCGCAATTGCTCGCCTGTCTGCGGCACAGTATCCGGCTTCCCCGCCCTATTCGCCCTCAGAGCGATATCCAGAGTATCCCTTCTCTGATCAAAGCGAAGAGCCAAACCTTGTCTATGCGGGGGTGCGCGAACTCTTCCTCCGCCTTGGGTACGACCAGGACCGAGCAGGGCTGCCGACGTGGAATCCGCTTGGCTGGCTGATTGAACCAGGCATGACCGTTGTCCTCAAACCAAACTGGGTGCTTAGCCGTCACAAGGAGGGGAAAAGCCTCTACGCGATAGTGACCCATCCCGCCGTGCTGCGCGCCATCGCCGACTATTGCTGGATCGCGCTGCGCGGCCGAGGACGCCTGCTGATCGCCGATGCGCCACAATACGACTGCAATTTCAGTGAGTTAATGGAGGCGACACGTCTTCCGGACGTCGTGGAGTTCTACCGTGCTGCTGGTGGTCCGGCGGTTGAGATCCTCGACCTCCGACGCTACTGGTCACGCTGGAAGCATTTTCCATCGTTGCTCGAGCCGCTCCCGGGTGATCCTGCCGGAAGCCTCCTCGTTGATCTTGGCGCCCGGAGCGCGCTCTACGGCAAGCCTCATCCCGAGAAGCTCTATGGTGCGGTCTATCATCGCCAAGAGACGATCGCCCATCATCGGGGGGCGCGTCATGAATATGAGTTATCTCGCTCTATCCTAACAGCAGACGTCGTTATCTCGGTTCCAAAGCTGAAAGTTCATAAAAAAGTCGGGGTGACCCTCAATGCGAAAGGACTAGTCGGGATCGCGACGAATAAAAACTACCTTGTCCACTATACGCTCACTCCTCCAAGCCAAGGAGGAGATCAGTATCCTGATGGACTGTTTAACCCGCTTGAGCGTGCCCTGATTATGCTTGAGCGCTGGATGTACGATCATCTGCTCGCTCCGCGCAAGCGTCCGCTTGAATATCTTCATCGTTCTATCTACGCCATTCACAATCGTACTACCCGCCGTCTTGGGCTCAAAGTGCAGGAGTGGAAACGCCAGCTCGATGCCGGCAATTGGTATGGGAACGACTCTGCCTGGCGAATGACGCTCGATCTCCTGCGCGCCTTCCTCTTCGCCGATCGCGACGGCGTGCTCTGCGACACCCCCCAGCGGCGCGTGTTTTCCGTGGTCGACGGCGTGATCGGCGGCGATGGATGTGGACCGTTGACTCCCGATCCTGTGCCGGCTGGAGTGCTCCTTGGCGGTCCGAACCTTCTTGCCGTCGACATTGTGGCAACACGGCTGATGGGGTTCGATCCTTCCAAGGTGCGCGTGCTTTCGGCGGCTCTCGCTGACCCGTATTTCGACTTTGGCCTCCGCGCCGTCACCGACATTCGCGTCCTCACAGATGACCCAGCGTGGGCGAGCTGTCTCACTGACCCGAGCAGCCGGTTTCTCGGCTTTCGCCCTCATCCCGGCTGGGTCGGCTATCTTGAGGTCCAAGACGCGTCAGCGGCCGTGGCGGAACAAAGGCTTTAG
- a CDS encoding phenylacetate--CoA ligase family protein, which produces MRRHADLDNPVYVAWTAFLREAEQWSEDEIAAYQLQQLREIVRHAAMQTTGYRRRFEEAGVDPDSIQHLDDIRRLPMIDKETLRDHLEEFSAPWPGREYVTTGGSTGIPFGFYRNPDAFARELASKAHQYYRIGWREGDPQLVFRGLPIDSPDHMEFVERFNELRCSSYHLIPEVMEQYRQRALTYRPKWLRCYPSSGTLFARWLKESGREFPPIQGILCASENLYDYQRDLLREVFGARVFSHYGHYELAVLAGYCEYEDTYHVLPFYGYAELVDRAGNPVTTPGQVGEIVATSFLMKATPFIRYRTRDFAVYGGRGCRSCGRPYDIWTRIEGRLQEFIVTATGRLISMTAINFHDDIFDAVQQFQFYQNAPGRVTLRLVPRPEGVSEEVLADIRRRLLVKLGNDVDLTFELVESIPLTKRGKHRFLIQDLPIADHDAGDLSVWEVAGAAK; this is translated from the coding sequence GTGCGTCGTCACGCCGATCTCGACAATCCTGTCTACGTCGCTTGGACAGCGTTTCTGCGCGAGGCGGAGCAGTGGTCGGAGGATGAGATTGCGGCGTACCAATTGCAGCAGCTGCGCGAGATCGTTCGCCACGCCGCTATGCAGACGACCGGCTATCGCCGGCGCTTTGAGGAAGCAGGGGTCGATCCTGACAGCATCCAGCACCTTGACGACATTCGGCGGCTGCCGATGATCGACAAGGAGACGCTGCGCGACCATCTCGAGGAGTTCTCGGCGCCGTGGCCTGGACGCGAGTATGTCACCACCGGGGGCAGCACCGGCATCCCCTTCGGTTTTTACCGCAATCCCGATGCCTTCGCGCGAGAGCTCGCCTCGAAAGCGCACCAGTATTACCGCATTGGCTGGCGCGAGGGCGACCCGCAATTGGTCTTCCGCGGGCTTCCCATCGACAGCCCGGATCATATGGAATTCGTTGAGCGCTTTAATGAGCTCCGCTGCTCTTCGTATCACCTCATTCCTGAGGTGATGGAGCAATATCGTCAACGAGCGCTTACGTATCGGCCGAAGTGGCTGCGCTGCTATCCCTCCTCTGGCACGCTCTTTGCTCGCTGGCTGAAGGAGAGTGGCCGGGAGTTTCCCCCAATCCAGGGTATTCTCTGTGCCTCGGAAAATCTGTACGACTATCAGCGTGACCTTCTGCGCGAAGTGTTCGGCGCGCGCGTGTTCAGTCATTATGGGCATTACGAACTCGCAGTCCTTGCCGGCTATTGCGAATACGAAGATACCTATCACGTGCTTCCATTTTATGGTTATGCTGAACTAGTCGATCGAGCGGGTAATCCCGTAACGACTCCTGGTCAGGTAGGCGAGATCGTCGCAACTTCATTCTTGATGAAAGCCACCCCATTCATTCGCTATCGAACGCGCGATTTTGCCGTTTATGGCGGTCGAGGGTGTCGATCGTGTGGTCGGCCATATGATATCTGGACGCGTATTGAAGGCCGCCTGCAGGAGTTCATCGTCACGGCGACTGGTCGTCTGATCTCGATGACTGCGATCAACTTTCATGATGACATTTTCGATGCAGTGCAGCAGTTCCAATTCTATCAGAATGCGCCAGGGCGCGTGACGTTGCGCCTTGTTCCTCGTCCGGAAGGGGTGAGTGAAGAAGTTCTCGCTGATATTCGCCGTCGACTGTTGGTCAAGCTTGGGAACGATGTCGACCTGACATTCGAGCTCGTTGAATCGATCCCGCTAACGAAGCGAGGAAAGCATCGATTTCTAATCCAGGATCTTCCGATCGCTGATCACGACGCAGGCGATCTGTCTGTCTGGGAGGTCGCTGGAGCCGCAAAGTGA